The Rhopalosiphum maidis isolate BTI-1 chromosome 2, ASM367621v3, whole genome shotgun sequence genome segment ttttactaatttatacaataattaattgttaattagaataggtaatttaatttgaaatcttagaataattttttatcatacggATAGTGGttaccaataataaaattttgacaaaaaatagttcaatagtattgataataaaaatataaatcataaatatctagttagtaatatgaataaatttttaaacatacttgcaaattaaaaatgataaactaTCTCCGGCTTAGAATCGTCTTTTTTCTttgcaattatttatcatttaattcaaatttaaggcaataataataatagtgatcaATAATGAGGCTTATTGCAAATTTATTAGCTAGGTATACACTAATACACTATTTAGGtactaagtaattattatgtataaagaatatatttttttttgaattacaattgttttattttccatttattctaatgtaaattttaattattattaactcatATAGTAccatatactcatataataaaaaacattatttttgaattagacttaataaaaaaatataacgatagtttaaatcttttttaccACTTTTATGACATAACAATTATACTTAACgtcttttttaacaaatattattgacttcattcaattaaaaagaagaaaatcaattttgtttttaatcatcGTCTGGTTCGCACACATAAAAGGAAAACTTTTAAAGTcgaataggtaaataaaataattaaatcaaatttaaatgattatgatAGCTACATTAACAGTTTAACACAGAACAATAcgaatataatcaaaataggcaattttttttaattaaatattcattattctagCTATTGGTCAACGAGATAATTTTGACTTTGGAGTTTTATCGAATTTCTGATTGTTTTGTTGATACAGCAATGAACATTTCAGTGGTTTCCGGTTTCAGCACAGTTCtttgataaaatagaattccGATTATGgtgctttaaaattttaaattcatgtttatgttaataaatccCTACGTTCTAGTTAGTAGAATGGTTACCGATTTTTAGTGTATTCTAGGATGACTTGTACacaactagaaaaaaaaaataaataataataataacaaacaagtAATTAGCATTGAAGTATACCTATCTAGCTCAgtacatatatacaaaatatcagTTTCTACCGTAGTTGTGGAaataggaaaaatatttaggtgaTGGGGGGGAGGGGCTCAATacttattaagaataatatacatacctaggtatattatattattattttttgacggGGTTTTGGGTGGTTTTTTGGCGAGTGTGGGGCTAAGCCCCTGCCAAACACCCTGCTGCCCCTATTTACGACACTGTAATGTCGTTATCATGATATTTGAAAaaggatttttttcttttcattatGGTTCCTCCAATCAGTCCGACCATTGGTTAATATCCGATGGCCAATGTAGATTAgtcatataagtattaaagtatatgtATTGGACCATAAGAGTGTCCTGATTATCAGAGCCCGTGTgccgtataatattgtatacataatcacATTGGATGTAATGGCTATAATAAATCGAGTACCTATTACCTTTAGGTGTGGCCAAGAATATTcacaatatcattaatattaaacgaaGTGTGTGGATAATTAAACATACAGCGACATCTATTGATTGTTTTTGCAACTACTACACTAAATGTATAgccatacattattatatttttgttcgtgGTCACACTGAACGATTCCTATCAACTTTTCaggttatcattttaaatgtctTGGTCATAAAGGTAGTCATTGTGTTTATTATCCAAAATTGCAAGTAACCGTGCTTCAGtactaataatttgtatttcatttaaaagaagttgaaaaatatttcctgTTACATCAACGGATAACGTTgacttttattgaattaacgttacagaaaataataaacatggtAAGTCAATTTTTACAAGAACTAattcacaaattattatctactgtGTTGTGTACActctattttttgatttttaactatttttaggaTCTCATGGATAATTCTTTCGGTAACTATTCCATTTTGgggtaagttatatttttaatttaaatatgagaaTATAtctgtacatttataattaatcaacctcttaataattttagggcTCATACTGCCAGACCAAAGAATTTCAAAGAAACTTATCATCCGGTTCAACAAAACCTGAGAAATGTGAGTACACCCAAAATGATTTTAcctaattaaacaaatattattttcacaccCTAAAAATAgtgctatatttatattttatcgcaCCAGTTAaggtaatatacatttttaggtattatattatgtaagataaattattttgtgtatcatACAACACCATGTCGTAATGTATCTGGTATCGAACGGAGATGTACTGAATCTATTCTCTCACTGAATAGATTTTTTAGAATGTAGGACGTATTGGAGACTTTTCTCAAATCATAAACAAAAGACAGTACCAAAGCCACACTGTACCCATTTACtatctatactataatataatagagctgaagagttaattattttgtttaaacacaCTTATCTCTGGAACTACCTGTTGGATTCCTTTTGTATTTGATAGAAggttatagattattttacatCATGCTACAATCCTTAGAAGCTTAGCAAAAagaagaataaatttaaaaaatgataagtgATAAAAAAGCAATAGCGTGGGCAGGCGATACAATATGGTAGGCTGAAACCTGACAATGTCTACAATGTCTACAATGTCAGTTAATGGTGAAATAAGTTTTGAAAAGTcttctttattaaatataattttttataggcaACAAAGTACTCAGAGACagctatataagtataaaaagaaTATCGTATTAACTgagaataacaaatttaacaatgttAGAATCACATGAAGAGGCATCATTTTAATGAGCAATTAAGTGCAGGATTATATTTAGTAGTTTATACCATGTCTaggcataatacaatattaataacaatcaaaCTCAGATgagtaatatactaaaatatcttGAAATAACTGATGAAGATCACAaatacataacttttttttttttttttggggggggggtcaGATCTATACACATTGTGCAATCATTATTGATCGGTTTGATTTAAtctcaatttttttccattttaattttataaattatttttattaggtattataacttCTATATCTGTGTAcacttttataacatataactgtatatgctattagttaaatatttttcttagaaTTTTAACAAGTTAAAATCAATGCgcctgttatttttttattaaaagtattatattatatttgttcttatatcatttgtatgactaacatagtttattttttgtgtttcaGTACAAAGCAAAAGAAAACAGAACGCTAGTTAAAGGCTTGATGATCACACAAGGAATGCACATGCCCCTACGTTTAGCTATGGAACAAAAAGTGTTTGAAAGTGTTGGACGTCTACCAATTTTGAAGTCATCTAATTTACATGCTGAAGTATTAAATGACACTCTTGATACAGTCACTGAACGAGATTACTTAAACCCAGCAGAGTACAATGAAACATTAGTTCCATCATTTGTAGTTATggataaagatttaaaattttaatttataaattaatatttaaaaacattacaacattttaagacattttcaataatactttTTCTATTATGAAATGTtctttaaacaaataacataatttgggTATTGTGTacagtgaaataaataataaagtataattatacaatatttcttaaaatcatttattgttagttgtatttttcacggctaaatatttttattctcaggtcaacttatataatatattgtatatttttaaattgtgtaagcATTATAtgccattttaattaaaatgcaatttttaatttagttggtTCAATTCATATGGTCCAAATAACCTGtagttcaaaaattatttaagtcctATGCAGTTGAAGACCAATCTATTTTaaccttgtattaatattgaaaaaaaaagtaacaacaATGTTTTAGaagattttaattcaaattgtagAAAAGTCCTATCAGCTGATCAttctatgatttaaaaaatataaaatattcaaaaaaaataaaataaaatactataatctaGATATTGGGTGATTATACTTTTGTCAATTGGTCAAACTTCAAATCCCCcaaaaaatgattatcaatCACAAaccttttgaaaatattttaatattgtatacctatctaggttatattataatatgctcaaTACAAGAAATatagcaaaataaatgtattataggtattttacaagaaaatgttataattttagagtgattcaaatgataatataatagattaaatttacaataaacgtgttgtttgtattaatttggCTTACaagcatttatatattagaatatattggatgaaattataaaagtatgttaaatattaagaaaatttacATTGGAGTTGAAACATAAtggacaaaaatgtatattgggCATACCTAACTGATTGTCaggctaaataaaaaatgtaccttatattatgtaactgtAAGACAAATAGTCTTAGAGccatttggtttttttttaactaaaaaataatttatttaatttattcactaTCTAAATCTTTTATTAGTAGGTGTAAGAacctatagtaaaaaaaaattaagtcttCACTAAGCCCAAGGATAACTATTttgtgtacaatttatttgaatgatGCTAGAGGAGGAAAGGAAGTAATACAGTGgcttaaaatcgaaaaaaagagccaactattactatataaaaaaaaaaaaaatgttgacagtttttattttaacaacttcCCATTTCTGAATTTTACGAGTATGTTaccataattatagtattatagtagaaattcatatttttgcatttttccGAAGTTTGTTCGattataattaggtaggtaggtatccATCATTTTGGggattttatagatatttacttaaaatacttcatctccatctaaaaaaatcttcaaaaaaagaaagtattagtaattttgtgaataatattagtctctagatgtttataatttatttctaacgccatattttaatcgattaatatttattaattgttcaaaACTGGGATCACTgagatatttgttattttatattgtaaaaacataaagtataaaatttataagtatatattacattactaaGGTATAGGTATTGTACAAAAAATCGACTTATCAGAAGATtcatctttaaaaattaaaactcaaatttagttgttataatttgatttgattttgtctatcatatcaataatcatgttcaattttttcagccaaagttataaaaatactacctACTTAGAATTCTAATTCCCATCTTCCAGTGTTGTAGCCAGTGAGGCATGTGCCTCCCCATTCtgaaatctaattttttttttttggttgattatagtatattgtacagattttttttataacttacctacttagtacttacctatatcattaatatcaaaacgactattcatatttataaaattccaGGTAaacctttttataatttgtatttataaaataaatatcaaataggtAGTAATGATATTATGCAGTTTAGCTAAGAAATACAAGTGGATCCCAATTTGGCCACTTATATTGAACACAATTAAAGGTATATAGtttgattattatgtatattaatataatttaaatttatttagttgcTTCGTCTTAATCtcctttatttttaactaactgattttatattacctatatgtcttataaaaaataaaagttgtgatcttgtatttttgttagtaaatagtaataatatttgaacaaaaaataaaattgcgtGTTTACGAGTCATAAACTCATATACCTAATACCACagtacatatttatgttataatgatattaataattaatatacttatattaataatatttaatacattgatCTAtcgtttacaaaaatattaatatcgattcattgttatgttaaatgtattgGTACTCATAATTGCTAACATAGGTAATTGTTGTCATAAAAAAGTAGATTTATAGTAAACACGTTATAAAGAAAAGAGTAATACAGAGTAATagtattaagatataaaaatttgaaaatcatcaaaaaatatgaattaataggtattctaTCTCCTTCCGGAAATCTTATATCAATCTGAGGTCGCTGGACAGAAATATTTCGTGTTATCTTTCAAAAGAAACCAActgtaggtataggtacctatatattacaaataaaataatatgacacaCGTATTGTACGGTGTGGTGACATGTTTCTATCAAATAGGTAACTCAAGCATGTTTAAGTAAAGACGAACATCATGAACatcgtattatttaatgtacctatccattaaaatatatgtacacgtCTCTTCTCGGAAAAGTCGAAACTCGATGTCCCCACGAATAAGGATACGAATCGACAAGCATACTAAATTATGTTACGAGATTCCTCATGACAGTAGAGTCACCACCACCACTCTTCATGATCCGAGGTTAGGTTAAGGAAGACCGATGCAAGAGCTCGGCAGACGGTTAGGGATATTTGAGACATTCAGAGGTAGGTCGTAACACCACTCACGGTCATATTTATCACTATTTTGGAATCAGCTCATCAGCTTATATCTTACAtcttacatattgtatttttgtattcaaagttcatgataaataaagatttatcatttaatactaCATCACGCATTCATTGCCACATTGATGCATGAATTGCCAGTGCTGACGACGGAACAGAAAAATTGGCACTGTGGTCAGGGTTGATTTTCTAGAACGTGATAAATCAGAAATATTTTGAGTTCCATCAACTTCTATCAATAGAGACAATTTCACCTACGTAGATCATCGTTCAACTAAGtcgtatttttaagtttcgaCAACTATGGATTACGAGCTTTTTTTTGCAGTTTAACAACGGCGAGAAAATAAAGCAACGAAatgaacaaaattatgttgtaagtataatgtatacaatcgTCTCATTGATCTATTGGTCATTCGTAAtaagaaaagttttttttggaaagttatatttaaaataaattaagaaataaaaatgtatgttaaaagtaaatgatatttaattatgttgatatttaaaatttaaataaaggggttaatttgataaataaaacaaaataaataatttttgaaataataagacgcgttgttatataaaactataaaagtattgAAGTATTACTAAGAAATtagaataggtaataaatattgaaaatgaaataatgaaaacggGTTTTTGACGAATTTGAAGTCCTCGCTAAAGAAACattggataaaataaataatttaatagagaACGACAGTACGATTAGATATGTTTATCTTAGTGATAGTAATAGggaaataattaatgacgTAAAAATATGGAGATTAATTGaggaagataaaataattggattaaataaaaatactagaaATAAGCCAATAAgacgtaatatatttaataaaagtttacgattgataaatttaaacgattttgaaaataaatctattatacctataagtacATGTAAGATAGAAttacaaagtaataaaattattatttatacaaagaaTAGGCCagttaaaagaataataataaaaataataaaaaaaaaatggcaacAGCTAACGACAAAGTAACAACATTAAAAGTTATCGATGCTTTACATATGATTCCCTACTATTCAGGAGGGCATAccgaaatatatcaatttataagcGCATGCGAAACAATAATTGAATCAGTTGATGCCGACCGAGTTccgttactattaaaaatgatggCAGCAACTAAGTTGACAGATAGAGCTTTTAACGTGACTaggtatattgaaattaagCAATTACTGTTAGACGCATTCGAACCGCCTTATAGTCCTTATGATTCCGTGAAGTTACGAATTGAgctatacaaaataacaattaaagatAACGAGTCGGTTTATGCATACAATAATCGGGTGgaagaaatatttcaaaagttaTGCGACGCAATAACCACAGGTAAACCGTCATCGGAAGCAGCAATATTGCGCGTAAATATTGAGGAACAGTCCTTAATTAGTTACATTAACAGGTTCACCGACGAAATGAGATTTGAAGTCAAAACGAAAAATCCAACTTCTCTTCACCGGGCAATGCAGGTGGCTTTATTAGCCGACAAAAACATACGCACTTATAATAACGCACGGGAAATATTCAGATCgagtaataatgaatataacagGACCGACGACGGTAGAAATAAGAATAGTCCAAACACTGACCGTggccaaaataataatcagaaTACGTCGTACAACTATCGCAATGATAATACTAGAAGAAATAATTTTCGTGGCAGGAATACTAATAGAAATCAGAATTCTAGAAACAACGATTTTAATGCTCGGCGATGTTATACGTGCAATCGCGAAGGTAATTTTTCATCGCGACGGAAGGATGGACAGTAatacaaatagtaataataatattattagacctCCCGaccaaaataatttcacaatctgaacgtattttaataaaacgggacataggtactattatatggtagttgtatgttataaaaagCAACACGACTAACGCaggtcaaatataaataaggtattataacttatagtttatgagtaaaatataaattttctaataattcatAAGTTAAGCAATTATAGGtaacgatataatatcattatacaagGATAAtataaggaaaaaatatataataattacgagcCTTATAAAAGAAGATTATCGTAGACAAGATGACATCAAGATATTcaagataaattgtattatcagaaacatattttttattattttttttttttaaagtggctcaattaaaataataaaaaaatgtcaatactaAAAACAACACCCAAACAAATAGCATAccttatttatgatattgcgACATTCATTAAGACATACCGATCACGTACTCGAATACACTAAACGACGACAGACCTACGTGTTAAACAAACCACATGAATATTATAGCTAATGATCAATTACTGTACCTTAGAAAAAATTTGAactaaatagaataatagagATAATCACGATAACGctgaaaattaatagtattagtgCGCAATATACGATATACGGTATCTCCAATTAGCGTCTTTAATGAGTGAGATAATACTAGTCGGAGAAGTCACTGAATGATAAGCTAAATCATGCacaattagattaaaattcataacacataataccaatgcaaaaaaaaaaaattaaaattaaatatatatatatatataataaccgaattataatattatgttgcagCGACAAGATCAAATTTGTTGTTGTGAGTTTTGAATTCACTCAACTGAATAAAAATGatctattatttacattgGGATCGATTTCAAATGCTctggaaaaatataaaccaaacaaattaaaaggCAAGCCAAATGTGCTGATAACCACTAACAAACTAAAGATGTTACAACATCAGgaagtataatatgtgatgCAAAATGATGGTAAGAAACTTAGAAATAAGCCAGAACTGTAATACCATTATTAGGGAAATTAGAAACTGTTCTAAAGTTCAGAGGGGAAACAACTCTATCAACTGTTTATCTAAGTCAATACTTGCACAGTGGTAATAGAATACCCATCATAGTTTTTTGGAACGGTACCAGTGTACCACGTACAAGGATATATTaaactgattaaaattaaatataaacacaatgaTGAATATTACATCGTATAGTGACaataatgacaattattttaatctaaagcTTTTAGATATAACAGTCGCGACCAATGAATTATTGTATTCTTCTAAGATAGATTATCATAAGAAAAACGGGCGAATGTTAAATCTAGTAGAAACGCATGGGTTAATGtgtaaaatagattataaaataacacatagTCATGATTCGATAACAGAAGTTATAATCACTAAATGCATTtacaatcaaattataaataacatgggCCTATACAGTTGTATAAGTTGTGCAAAAcaagtttgaaataaaaaaataaacatgtatacTAAAAGGACgtcatttaatatgtataatatgtagactATACTTATAACCGAGAACCAAAGGGGTGATTAAAGGTCTGCATATTTAAATGGATGAACTTTTAGTTATGTAAACaagcaatttaaataaaacttaacttTACTTTTGATATAACTTAACACTTAactagtatattaattaagaaaaaaaaccgaaaatgaccaataaattatgaggtgaaaatatataatttatgccaagctaactataaaaaatgattaatgtatttaaaatggacATAACACTAAGTATAAGAAAAgatgtaaaagaaaaaaaaatgcatgtacTTACTAACACTAAatctaatcaattattttctattactaattgtatacattattatgtattttatgatttctGTTTTTGCTATaaacataagtatatatatacatttttttttggatgGGAGGTGTTACGAATCCTGtgatatgtacatatacataaaaatcgaatgaaATAACACACATGATATTGTTCGGTGTGGCGACACGTTTCTatcgaataattaataatacaagcaTGTTGAGATCAAGACGAACAGACAGCGTGA includes the following:
- the LOC113553675 gene encoding probable proteasome maturation factor ump1; its protein translation is MDLMDNSFGNYSILGAHTARPKNFKETYHPVQQNLRNYKAKENRTLVKGLMITQGMHMPLRLAMEQKVFESVGRLPILKSSNLHAEVLNDTLDTVTERDYLNPAEYNETLVPSFVVMDKDLKF
- the LOC113550938 gene encoding uncharacterized protein DDB_G0289917-like codes for the protein MATANDKVTTLKVIDALHMIPYYSGGHTEIYQFISACETIIESVDADRVPLLLKMMAATKLTDRAFNVTRYIEIKQLLLDAFEPPYSPYDSVKLRIELYKITIKDNESVYAYNNRVEEIFQKLCDAITTGKPSSEAAILRVNIEEQSLISYINRFTDEMRFEVKTKNPTSLHRAMQVALLADKNIRTYNNAREIFRSSNNEYNRTDDGRNKNSPNTDRGQNNNQNTSYNYRNDNTRRNNFRGRNTNRNQNSRNNDFNARRCYTCNREGNFSSRRKDGQ